A single Metarhizium brunneum chromosome 5, complete sequence DNA region contains:
- the VPS21 gene encoding Vacuolar protein sorting-associated protein 21, whose translation MADSANAPKPSSSVKLVLLGEAAVGKSSLVLRFVNNDFQENKEPTIGAAFLTQKCNLPSRTIKFEIWDTAGQERFASLAPMYYRNAQAALVVYDLTKPTSLIKAKHWVAELQRQASPGIVIALVGNKLDLASDSATGNEAAEDGEESGDARKVSTEEAKAYAEEESLLFFETSAKTGHNVTEVFTAIANAIPETSLKSARGPGAAGTANRAGEEQRVNLGGPRDAGAKDGCAC comes from the exons ATGGCCGATTCTGCGAATGCTCCGAAACCGAGCAGCAGCGTCAAGCTGGTTCTTCTCGGCGAGGCTGCTGTTGGAAAG TCCTCGTTGGTCCTTCGATTCGTCAACAACGACTTCCAGGAGAACAAGGAGCCCACTATTGGAG CTGCGTTCTTGACACAAAAATGTAATCTTCCTTCTCGCACCATCAAGTTCGAAATCTGGGATACCGCCGGCCAGGAGCGCTTCGCTTCTCTGGCGCCCATGTACTATCGAAATGCCCAAGCCGCCCTTGTCGTCTACGATCTTACCAAGCCTACATCTCTCATCAAAGCCAAGCACTGGGTTGCCGAGCTGCAACGGCAAGCATCGCCCGGGATTGTCATCGCTCTTGTCGGAAACAAGCTAGATCTGGCTAGCGACTCTGCGACTGGAAATGAAGCtgctgaagatggtgaggagTCAGGCGACGCCCGCAAGGTCTCAACagaagaggccaaggcatACGCTGAGGAGGAAAGCCTGTTGTTCTTCGAGACTAGCGCAAAGACTGGTCACAACGTTACGGAAGTGTTTACCGCCATTGCCAATGCCATCCCCGAAACGTCCTTGAAGTCAGCCAGAGGCCCCGGCGCCGCCGGTACTGCCAATCGAGCCGGCGAAGAGCAGAGAGTCAACTTGGGTGGTCCCAGGGATGCTGGTGCAAAGGATGGATGCGCTTGTTAG
- the kri1 gene encoding Protein kri1 — MALGTEGPSNGPKPPKRNLLDDGDSDSDGGAQLEKSDLKVNEEYARRFEYNKKREEKHKLEEKFKNSGKGQDDDDDESSSSSNETEDEDGFLATEDLDAQISATLHAIRNKDPRLYDKNYKFIDLPDEDTAGTKEKKEKPVFLRDYHREKLLQGAAATSDGEEDPVPQTYAEEQDALRKSIVSEFNTAGAVDDSDDSDSDGFMKKKAPAEIEKTENGVHPARAAALKISDLDIVNADKDPETYLSNFLSARAWIPEEGGRWKAFESDEGEDDDRADEFEQAYNMRFENPEKSNEVLQSYARDFAAARSVRREEKTGRQRQREIEKQKKEEEKRQRREDKARLRKLKLEETEEKLRKVKQAAGAVGKELTEQEWMKFLDEAWENDKWEEEMQKRFGDDYYAMEDNATAASDGGDDDIEKKKKKKKHAEKPKWDDDIDIKDLIPDFEVEDQAKLRISLSDEDDENQDSDAPPSKKRKTSEHKRARLESQKQARKERFKLEALVDAKLELDNHELLSSNSGMTFRYRETSPQSFGMTARDILLAPSDKDLNQFFGLKKLAPFRDPEKKHRDKKRLGKKARLREWRRGTFGKEFEKEGPTYGFEMVMDEEDVIMDGVPDKAVTGESVHVVGDVGARKKKRKRSKGKKKGGAVEAE, encoded by the exons ATGGCCTTGGGAACAGAGGGCCCGTCCAATGGCCCGAAACCGCCCAAACGCAATCTCTTGGATGACGGCGATTCCGACTCTGATGGAGGCGCTCAGTTAGAAAAAAGCGACTTAAAGGTTAATGAAGAATATGCCCGTCGCTTCGAATATAACAAGAAGCGTGAAGAGAAGCACAAGC TGGAAGAGAAGTTCAAGAACAGTGGCAAGGGccaggatgatgatgacgatgaatcatcatcatcatctaaTGAAaccgaagacgaagatggtTTCCTAGCCACCGAAGACTTGGACGCTCAGATCTCTGCCACTCTACATGCCATTCGAAACAAGGACCCGCGGTTGTATGACAAAAACTACAAGTTCATAGACCTTCCCGATGAGGACACGGCGGGGaccaaggaaaagaaagaaaagccCGTGTTTCTTCGAGATTATCACCGAGAAAAGCTCCTACAAGGAGCTGCAGCTACCTCCGACGGCGAAGAGGACCCTGTTCCGCAAACCTACGCCGAGGAACAGGACGCCCTCAGGAAGAGTATTGTCTCAGAGTTTAACACTGCTGGAGCAGTGGATGACTCTGATGACTCCGACTCCGATGGTTTtatgaagaagaaagcaCCCGCCGAAATAGAAAAGACCGAAAATGGCGTCCACCCTGCGCGAGCGGCTGCCCTGAAAATTTCTGACCTGGACATAGTCAATGCTGATAAGGACCCTGAAACATACCTCTCCAACTTCTTGTCCGCCAGAGCCTGGATACCAGAGGAAGGAGGACGCTGGAAAGCTTTCGAATCAGATGAAGGGGAGGATGATGATCGAGCCGATGAGTTCGAACAGGCCTACAACATGCGATTCGAGAACCCAGAAAAGAGCAACGAAGTCCTCCAATCTTATGCACGTGATTTTGCTGCTGCGCGATCGGTCAGAAGAGAGGAAAAGACCGGCAGACAGCGTCAAAGAGAAAtagagaagcagaagaaggaggaggaaaagcGCCAGAGACGCGAAGACAAGGCCCGCTTgcgcaagctcaagctcgAAGAGACCGAGGAGAAACTCCGCAAGGTCAAGCAGGCGGCtggtgccgttggcaagGAGTTAACGGAGCAGGAATGGATGAAGTTTCTTGACGAAGCATGGGAAAATGACAAGTGGGAGGAAGAAATGCAGAAGCGATTTGGCGACGACTATTACGCTATGGAGGATAACGCCACTGCAGCATCTGATGGCGGGGACGATGATatcgagaaaaagaagaagaagaagaagcacgcAGAGAAGCCCAAGTGGGACGACGACATTGACATCAAAGACCTCATCCCCGACTTTGAAGTTGAGGACCAAGCCAAGCTCCGCATCAGTCTcagcgacgaagacgacgaaaaTCAAGATTCCGATGCGCCTCCCTCTAAAAAGCGAAAAACATCAGAACACAAGCGCGCCCGCCTCGAATCCCAAAAGCAAGCCCGCAAAGAGCGTTTCAAGCTAGAAGCCCTCGTCGATGCCAAACTTGAACTCGACAACCACGAGCTCCTTAGCTCCAACTCCGGAATGACCTTTAGGTATCGCGAAACGTCCCCGCAATCATTCGGAATGACGGCTCGAGACATCCTCCTCGCCCCTTCGGACAAGGATCTGAACCAGTTTTTCGGCCTCAAGAAACTCGCGCCCTTTAGAGATCCTGAGAAGAAACATCGTGATAAGAAGCGTCTTGGTAAGAAGGCACGTCTCAGAGAGTGGCGAAGAGGTACATTCGGAAAGGAGTTTGAGAAGGAGGGGCCTACGTATGGGTTTGAAATGGtcatggatgaggaggatgtCATAATGGATGGAGTACCTGACAAGGCCGTTACGGGCGAGTCCGTACATGTGGTTGGGGATGTTGGCGctagaaagaagaaaagaaagagatcCAAGGGTAAGAAGAAGGGAGGTGCCGTGGAAGCCGAGTAA
- the bimB gene encoding Separin, with protein MASLQASADAVKAAVSSTTACTPATVVTLKELLLLETEPSAQVTKSASRTAKSTTTAKSSKASTASRKPSAAHSRSEQLNSRDRTILATHIINATLKTLTEASRPAPPSTPCKQVENVPQLASRRTLRRSLSAPLSPMQPRTLNRVATSPNVSITKARVGLSAHSTGCLAVVECARVAFASLRSLKPSTQEAQYDFQVENGMSAFIGKLLALNMHDQALKELKILKSRLDPATGTESSKVATSTSAEIKLGATGIAELLEFRTKISLQTLPIITSFQIQLVKLIGATKKPAHIEALLPMLLEKHASSPVNLLLKHADSGDKQTQKAARQMASFSQALLSMLPSVSSQEDEVAVEPRLSPSPQSTFELQALAFRTQLRWWKLAGHQGSIDDEVLAPFSRCMRAFARRHVSDDKLLYRSLLAAYEELMQLIRSHKPDPSISSRSPLSSIYQVLGSAAHAARQYDGACSWFESLKATLRPESDSAVVLCSVSARILATALKKPKLDDGIEKAIQEVIDSLEGSLSGTLTELNELLESLSATRRSVVGLLMKELDPKAVSDPIPQTTSTLLNNFVLRYPRFLRRWIGTAPGKDAPAKQTLQFDQRKQAVMQSINQTLDATLMVVKCGIQSGALEWHQIDDVLQHCSGLLDSICDPLLSPARIEQLGGYHVKISTLYFSKFMELRKMKHRTKDLNKQLLQSLSRSIDAVKERSSSLKDKAQLSMKLELFADLCKGSGRSEDAVGTLRSICTNMAEDGVLSDVAAALASLPPTLAWATTDKASSLSRTLRSIAKLDKSWNDWTFFLPEAERAAVLEHLMHLSTESAGQRQPLRLHDPSPAALLRIYSLDKYPIRRFRVLLHLLYQNIGEDEELAEITSNLGQVSQQLQKRDKGEDGSLTQFIPHLQAYHSSLAALADSDNEFPTSVVKGNITCWKAILESYQSKDDLYTKIDNPQTLIDFLQTLNHLADLRGETELQISISELSIAMAKAVAEYSGSFDDGLILHSSHLAIQYIGIGKFSQASGALEVSKELLEHNEGVSQRVVADFYLSQAEYYAGVGSLDEALIYVNKANDICYQSCSSWAQSKYQANLMISLSALIQSTVSIQTGNIEDALSSIRTGVRTLSHDWAKLEAASSEPDSNMSGNRLIGLDLKTSQVKRTGPRFWGLAVPLLRCLLHISSVYAHIGMFQETIYYAESAWKIAQSTQSSLYCAQVTAWTGSIYLKAGNITKAIETLADAQRHIPSNICSSRVHFARKLGELYSEIGDEDKANEYLTMAEETLRLMDSNPGNSVCIEKSTAPMEKAKTTTAKTSRTARTAKAKPASVTRPTRRPATTKAQAITAEEVAQLPKDIYQSSLLAAVLLSRAIGYIQKKDWSSALSTLDQAKELPKLFGTLSLEQIVTATSLIGHSMEQMISDPVFSVMQDSTISFPAVASSAGRASMDKNNLVASPPRRGRAAAGDRKTAKDKSGPAFADALRRAQDILIEAHASTLSTSDSGMVHRLSTLLQSTIILLSATSASKTKPVLSSGLATVAVDLGRNITWTREQITLSNTLRPLGASLPSVPDDPPTSLRKTIMSLTPDMAAFQKNYVDLLPNNWNVISLSLSDSCRDLSITKLQAGHSPFILRLPLERANSRDADAEVFNFEHGREELLDIVKLANETSHSARDFSAKGERSAWWAEREALDTRLKDLLSTVESTWLGGFKGIFSQHQRRTDLLARFQKSFQQILDGSLPSRNRIRGKKTTKASSVNLDPRILDLFIGLGDPTRPDCDFDEALNDLLYFVVDILQFHGERNAYDEIDFDAMVVETYDALRGYYSALNAGSERQEGSHTILILDKALHAFPWESLPCMEGLALSRVPSLACLRQLITESNTQGAEPELQEGHCVSPKAGTYILNPSSDLKNTQAFFQSTFETLKSWDGIVNKTPQESEFEDALSKSEILLYFGHGSGAQYIRGKTVRRLEKCRATTFLMGCSSAALTEAGEFECYGPVWNYMMAGCPAVVGTLWDVTDRDIDRFAGRTFEEWGLFAHGTFEKGDRKKGRGKKGGVNDVDTDSGDDNIDSEAPSRPTSPRLARGSSLPEAVAKARDACKFKYLNAAAVVVYGIPVYINREG; from the exons ATGGCTTCATTACAAGCATCGGCCGACGCCGTGAAGGCAGCAGTATCATCGACCACGGCGTGCACACCAGCGACTGTTGTAACACTCAAAGAATTGCTCCTGCTCGAAACGGAACCATCTGCGCAGGTAACAAAATCGGCATCCAGAACGGCTAAATCAACTACAACGGCGAAATCGTCAAAAGCCAGCACCGCGTCGAGGAAACCTTCAGCTGCGCATTCACGTAGTGAACAATTGAACTCGAGAGACCGGACCATCCTAGCAACACACATCATCAATGCAACGTTAAAGACACTCACGGAAGCTTCGAGACCTGCGCCTCCATCAACGCCTTGCAAACAGGTTGAGAATGTTCCTCAGTTAGCTTCGAGACGAACCCTACGGCGCTCACTATCGGCACCATTGTCGCCAATGCAGCCGAGAACCTTGAATCGTGTGGCAACCTCACCAAATGTCTCTATCACCAAGGCCAGGGTTGGTTTGTCTGCTCACTCTACAGGATGTTTGGCGGTTGTCGAGTGCGCACGAGTAGCCTTTGCTTCCCTTCGATCACTAAAACCTTCAACACAAGAGGCTCAATACGACTTCCAGGTGGAAAATGGCATGTCTGCGTTTATAGGCAAACTCCTAGCTTTGAATATGCATGACCAGGCGTTGAAGGAATTGAAAATATTAAAATCTCGATTGGATCCTGCTACCGGTACTGAAAGCTCGAAAGTCGCTACATCAACGTCTGCCGAGATCAAGTTGGGTGCTACGGGGATCGCCGAGCTACTCGAATTTCGGACAAAAATCTCACTCCAAACGCTTCCAATCATCACTTCTTTCCAAATCCAGCTTGTCAAACTTATTGGTGCTACGAAAAAACCTGCTCATATCGAGGCACTACTACCTATGCTGCTGGAAAAGCATGCATCGTCCCCTGTCAATCTGCTCTTAAAGCACGCGGATTCCGGAGACAAGCAAACTCAGAAAGCTGCTCGTCAAATGGCTTCATTTTCACAAGCCCTACTCTCAATGCTACCAAGCGTGTCTAGTCAGGAGGATGAGGTGGCAGTTGAGCCCCGGTTAAGTCCCAGCCCACAGAGCACCTTTGAGCTTCAAGCTTTGGCATTTAGAACACAATTGAGGTGGTGGAAGTTGGCTGGACATCAAGGCAGCATTGACGATGAAGTTTTAGCCCCGTTTAGCCGCTGTATGCGAGCTTTCGCGAGACGCCATGTATCCGACGACAAACTTCTGTATCGGTCCCTACTAGCAGCCTATGAAGAACTGATGCAGCTCATTCGCTCACACAAGCCGGATCCTTCAATATCCTCTAGGTCACCATTATCATCTATCTATCAAGTTTTGGGATCTGCAGCTCATGCAGCGCGACAATACGATGGTGCGTGCAGTTGGTTTGAAAGCCTCAAGGCCACCTTAAGACCGGAGTCGGACTCTGCTGTGGTATTGTGCTCTGTGTCCGCACGCATTCTTGCTACTGCTCTGAAAAAGCCAAAGTtggatgatggcattgaAAAGGCTATTCAAGAAGTTATCGACAGTCTGGAGGGTAGTCTTAGTGGCACTCTCACAGAGCTCAATGAACTGCTAGAAAGCCTCTCAGCTACGAGGCGATCCGTCGTGGGGCTGTTGATGAAAGAGTTGGATCCTAAGGCAGTCTCTGATCCGATACCTCAGACAACAAGCACCCTATTGAACAACTTTGTTCTTCGATACCCACGATTCTTGAGACGATGGATAGGTACTGCCCCTGGAAAAGATGCTCCTGCGAAGCAAACCTTGCAGTTTGACCAGCGAAAACAAGCCGTCATGCAATCAATAAACCAGACACTAGACGCAACCTTGATGGTAGTCAAGTGTGGGATTCAATCTGGTGCTCTCGAATGGCATCAAATTGACGATGTCCTTCAGCATTGCTCGGGACTGCTCGACTCCATTTGCGATCCACTGCTCTCCCCTGCGAGAATTGAGCAACTTGGGGGCTACCATGTTAAGATTTCCACTCTCTATTTTTCCAAGTTCATGGAGCTGCGAAAGATGAAGCACCgaaccaaggacctcaaTAAACAGCTGTTACAGTCTCTAAGCAGATCCATCGACGCTGTCAAAGAGCGATCTTCCTCCCTAAAAGATAAGGCGCAGTTGTCAATGAAGCTGGAGCTGTTTGCCGACCTATGCAAGGGGTCTGGCCGAAGTGAGGATGCCGTTGGAACTCTGAGATCCATCTGCACTAACATGGCCGAAGATGGCGTTCTCTCtgatgttgctgctgctctaGCATCGTTACCACCTACTCTTGCCTGGGCCACCACGGATAAAGCCTCTTCCCTATCGCGTACTCTGCGCTCAATAGCTAAGCTGGATAAATCTTGGAACGACTGGACTTTCTTTCTTCCCGAGGCTGAACGAGCGGCTGTACTTGAGCATCTTATGCATTTAAGCACTGAATCAGCAGGTCAGCGGCAACCCCTCCGCCTTCATGATCCTAGCCCGGCAGCGCTACTTCGAATCTATTCTTTGGATAAATATCCCATCCGGCGATTCCGAGTGTTACTTCACTTGCTGTATCAGAATAttggagaagatgaggagTTGGCAGAAATTACATCAAACCTTGGTCAAGTTTCTCAACAGCTCCAGAAGAGAGacaaaggagaagatgggTCTCTCACACAATTTATTCCTCACCTCCAAGCATATCATTCTTCCTTGGCCGCCCTAGCCGATAGTGATAATGAGTTCCCTACATCAGTCGTCAAGGGTAACATCACTTGCTGGAAGGCGATTCTTGAGTCATATCAATCCAAGGATGATTTATACACCAAGATCGACAACCCACAGACATTGATTGACTTTTTGCAGACGCTCAACCATTTGGCTGATCTACGGGGAGAAACAGAGCTTCAAATTTCTATTTCGGAACTTTCCATTGCAATGGCCAAAGCTGTAGCTGAATACTCTGGATCATTCGATGATGGTTTGATTCTCCACAGCAGCCATCTTGCTATCCAATATATCGGCATTGGCAAGTTTTCTCAGGCGTCCGGTGCACTCGAAGTCTCCAAAGAGCTCCTTGAACACAATGAAGGGGTATCGCAACGGGTTGTCGCCGACTTTTACTTATCACAAGCTGAGTACTACGCTGGTGTTGGAAGTCTGGATGAAGC ATTGATTTATGTCAATAAAGCAAACGACATTTGTTACCAATCGTGCTCATCATGGGCACAGTCCAAGTACCAAGCCAATTTGATGATTTCTTTGTCAGCCCTTATTCAGTCCACAGTCTCAATACAAACCGGCAATATCGAAGACGCTCTATCGTCGATCCGAACTGGTGTTCGTACGTTGTCTCACGATTGGGCTAAGCTCGAAGCAGCATCGTCAGAACCCGACTCAAATATGTCCGGAAACCGCTTGATTGGTCTTGACCTAAAAACATCTCAGGTCAAAAGGACTGGCCCTCGGTTTTGGGGGCTCGCAGTACCATTGCTCCGCTGCCTCCTACATATATCATCTGTGTATGCGCATATTGGAATGTTTCAGGAGACCATTTACTATGCCGAATCTGCATGGAAAATAGCGCAGAGCACACAATCCTCTCTCTACTGTGCGCAAGTCACCGCGTGGACCGGGTCTATATATCTTAAGGCAGGAAACATAACAAAGGCTATTGAAACTTTGGCGGATGCACAGCGTCACATTCCCAGCAATATTTGCTCCTCGCGTGTGCACTTTGCTCGAAAGCTTGGCGAGCTATATTCCGAAATAGGGGACGAAGACAAAGCTAACGAATATCTAACAATGGCGGAAGAGACTCTGCGATTGATGGACAGTAATCCCGGTAATTCTGTTTGTATTGAAAAGTCGACTGCGCCTatggaaaaggcaaagacaaCCACCGCGAAAACCTCACGGACTGCACGAAccgccaaagccaagccCGCATCTGTTACGCGACCTACCAGGCGACCTGCAACAACAAAGGCCCAGGCAATCACAGCCGAGGAGGTAGCTCAACTCCCCAAAGATATTTACCAGTCATCATTACTTGCCGCAGTTCTTCTTTCCAGGGCAATTGGATACATACAAAAGAAGGATTGGTCTTCCGCCTTGTCAACTTTGGACCAGGCAAAGGAATTGCCGAAGCTATTTGGAACTCTGTCCTTGGAGCAGATTGTCACCGCAACGTCCCTCATCGGCCATAGCATGGAACAGATGATTTCAGACCCGGTCTTTTCTGTAATGCAAGACTCTACAATTTCGTTTCCTGCCGTAGCTAGCAGCGCAGGGAGGGCCTCCATGGACAAGAACAACCTTGTTGCGTCGCCCCCCCGCCGTGGACGCGCTGCAGCCGGTGACAGGAAGACAGCCAAAGACAAATCTGGACCGGCGTTTGCAGACGCCCTCCGACGGGCTCAAGATATATTGATTGAAGCACATGCGTCTACCTTGTCGACATCTGATAGTGGTATGGTGCACCGACTTTCAACATTGTTACAAAGCACCATTATCCTACTGTCTGCTACATCTGCTTCCAAGACGAAGCCCGTCCTTTCATCTGGCCTCGCCACAGTAGCAGTGGACTTGGGCCGCAACATTACGTGGACACGAGAGCAAATTACCCTTTCGAATACGTTACGACCCCTGGGGGCCAGTCTGCCTTCTGTTCCCGACGACCCGCCAACCTCGCTTCGCAAAACTATTATGAGTCTCACTCCGGATATGGCTGCGTTCCAAAAGAATTATGTAGACTTGTTGCCCAACAACTGGAACGTCATTTCTCTCTCATTGAGTGACAGTTGCCGTGATCTTTCTATTACCAAGTTACAGGCTGGACACAGTCCGTTCATTTTACGCTTACCGCTGGAGAGAGCCAACTCTCGCGATGCTGACGCTGAGGTGTTTAATTTTGAACATGGACGTGAGGAACTTCTCGATATCGTTAAACTTGCCAACGAGACCAGTCATTCTGCGCGTGACTTTTCAGCAAAGGGCGAGCGAAGTGCTTGGTGGGCTGAACGCGAAGCATTGGATACCAGACTGAAGGACCTCTTGTCGACGGTTGAATCGACCTGGTTGGGAGGATTCAAAGGTATCTTCTCTCAGCACCAAAGAAGAACAGATTTATTGGCGCGCTTCCAGAAAAGTTTCCAGCAAATCCTTGATGGAAGCCTTCCATCTCGAAACCGAATACGTGGCAAGAAGACGACTAAAGCATCGTCTGTTAATCTTGATCCTAGAATTCTCGACCTTTTCATCGGCCTTGGCGACCCAACTCGTCCGGATTGCGACTTTGATGAGGCTCTGAACGACTTGCTTTACTTTGTGGTAGATATTTTACAGTTTCACGGGGAGAGGAACGCATACGACGAGATTGATttcgatgccatggttgtCGAAACATACGATGCCCTTCGAGGATATTACTCGGCCTTGAACGCGGGCTCAGAACGACAGGAAGGCTCTCACACTATCCTCATCTTAGATAAGGCCCTGCATGCCTTCCCGTGGGAATCGCTGCCTTGCATGGAAGGGCTGGCGCTATCCCGAGTTCCGTCACTTGCCTGTCTACGACAACTCATTACAGAATCCAACACGCAGGGGGCCGAGCCCGAACTCCAAGAGGGGCATTGTGTTTCTCCCAAAGCTGGAACCTATATCCTCAATCCATCCTCTGATCTGAAGAACACACAGGCTTTCTTTCAGTCTACATTCGAGACTCTCAAGAGCTGGGACGGGATTGTCAACAAAACCCCACAAGAATCCGAATTCGAAGACGCTCTGTCAAAATCAGAGATTTTGCTCTACTTTGGACATGGCAGTGGTGCGCAATACATCCGCGGCAAGACAGTTCGACGGCTGGAGAAATGCCGGGCAACTACGTTTCTCATGGGCTGCAGCTCAGCGGCACTTACAGAAGCCGGGGAGTTTGAGTGTTATGGCCCTGTATGGAACTACATGATGGCAGGTTGTCCTGCGGTGGTGGGCACGCTTTGGGATGTGACAGATCGTGACATTGACCGTTTCGCGGGCCGGACTTTTGAAGAATGGGGACTGTTTGCTCATGGCACATTCGAAAAGGGCGATAGGAAGAAAGGCAGAGGCAAGAAAGGCGGTGTCAACGACGTAGACACGGACAGCGGTGATGATAATATCGACTCGGAAGCACCGTCACGTCCAACGTCGCCGCGACTGGCAAGGGGTTCTTCGCTTCCCGAAGCCGTGGCTAAAGCTCGAGACGCTTGCAAATTCAAATACCTGAACGCAGCTGCGGTTGTCGTTTACGGTATCCCTGTATACATCAATCGTGAAGGCTGA
- the NPD gene encoding NAD-dependent protein deacylase — translation MPKPRMRIPYTDILASPTILPASATTIQGGLAALANFFQAPPPNSLPDSTVVLTGAGLSVASGLADYRGVKGTYRVNKTYRPIYYYEFVGSHEARKRYWARSFLGWSTLHKATPNAGHYAIRDLGNLGLIRSVITQNVDSFHPKAHPQIPSLELHGYLRSTVCTSCKTEFSRDELQGQLARLNPKWAALLEEAIASGALDTESTEERKFKGLKANPDGDVDLPEAPYTTFRYPPCPKCLADPPEDANGQKQLVRVDSDGAWVAPSTAGILKPAVVMFGESIARHVKAASEDAIDGAGRLLVLGTSLATYSAWRLAKRAKDRGMPIAIVNMGGVRGEDRFFTDLDPRQGGEQGVRVELLTDQLLPGLVSRLRQTGAGSHHHPATEIRLENSTVFKDMLS, via the coding sequence ATGCCGAAACCTCGTATGCGTATTCCCTACACGGACATTCTAGCATCGCCTACCATCCTGCCGGCCTCTGCTACAACCATCCAAGGTGGTCTTGCTGCCCTGGCCAACTTCTTCCAGGCGCCGCCTCCCAACAGCCTCCCAGACTCTACCGTTGTCCTCACGGGAGCTGGCCTATCGGTTGCTTCTGGTCTTGCAGACTACCGTGGTGTCAAAGGCACCTACAGAGTGAACAAGACCTATCGTCCCATTTATTATTACGAATTTGTTGGCAGTCACGAGGCACGCAAGCGATACTGGGCACGCAGCTTTCTTGGCTGGTCAACGCTGCACAAGGCGACGCCAAACGCGGGTCATTATGCCATCAGAGATCTGGGAAACTTGGGGTTGATTCGGAGTGTTATTACACAGAATGTTGATTCATTCCATCCTAAAGCCCATCCGCAAATACCTTCCCTCGAGCTACATGGCTACCTGAGATCTACTGTCTGCACGAGCTGCAAGACTGAGTTTTCTCGAGATGAGCTCCAGGGGCAGCTGGCTCGTCTGAATCCAAAATGGGCGGCTCTTCTAGAAGAGGCTATTGCCTCTGGTGCTTTGGATACAGAAAGTACAGAGGAGCGGAAATTCAAGGGCTTGAAGGCTAACCCCGACGGCGATGTCGACCTCCCAGAAGCACCATATACAACCTTTAGATATCCACCTTGTCCAAAATGTTTGGCCGATCCGCCAGAAGATGCTAACGGCCAAAAACAACTTGTCCGGGTCGATTCGGATGGCGCTTGGGTGGCACCAAGTACTGCTGGTATTCTCAAGCCAGCAGTTGTCATGTTTGGAGAAAGTATTGCCCGTCACGTTAAAGCTGCTTCTGAGGATGCCATCGATGGCGCTGGCAGACTACTAGTTCTAGGGACGTCTCTCGCAACGTATTCGGCATGGCGGCTGGCCAAACGAGCCAAAGATCGAGGAAtgcccattgccattgtAAACATGGGCGGCGTAAGAGGAGAGGACCGCTTCTTCACGGATCTAGATCCACGACAAGGGGGTGAACAGGGAGTGAGAGTTGAGTTGTTAACGGACCAACTCCTTCCTGGCCTGGTTTCTCGATTACGACAAACTGGAGCGGGATCCCATCACCACCCAGCCACGGAAATACGCCTGGAGAATTCGACCGTCTTCAAGGATATGCTGTCTTGA